In Cytobacillus sp. IB215665, a single window of DNA contains:
- a CDS encoding helix-turn-helix domain-containing protein, with the protein MDNIAKIIGEEIRYLRKKAGLTQIQLAQGTVTQAQISKIERGEVLPLCTTLYEIAETLGLDVNYFYNLAYTPRFDYVTEVKKQIRDAIRKRNYTEVESMINDESNSPTFRIGINHQFLLWHKGIVEFYVYKNVEKSLELLFEALYYGKHKELPILKLQQIEILNSIGIIYNETEDYLKSIEVYKEAFVKLQDLPQHDLHIEIRLCYSMAKSLHKINEFQQSLTYSQRGLNLCVNEEILYLLGELHHITAQSFEQLENKKNAYDHFIKAKNLFEIEGRFHFADIANRSIIELLGE; encoded by the coding sequence ATGGACAATATAGCAAAAATAATAGGTGAAGAAATTCGTTACTTGAGAAAAAAAGCAGGGCTTACCCAAATTCAACTAGCACAAGGAACAGTAACTCAAGCCCAAATTAGTAAAATTGAAAGAGGAGAAGTCTTGCCATTATGCACAACCTTATATGAAATTGCCGAGACACTTGGGTTAGATGTCAACTATTTTTATAACTTAGCGTATACACCTAGATTTGATTATGTTACGGAAGTTAAGAAACAAATTAGAGATGCTATTCGAAAGAGGAATTATACTGAAGTTGAATCAATGATTAATGATGAAAGTAATTCTCCTACTTTTAGAATCGGTATTAATCATCAGTTTTTGTTATGGCATAAAGGAATTGTAGAATTTTACGTTTACAAAAATGTTGAAAAATCCCTAGAATTATTATTTGAAGCCTTATACTACGGAAAGCATAAAGAGTTACCAATCTTAAAATTACAACAAATAGAAATATTAAATAGTATTGGCATAATATATAACGAAACAGAAGATTATCTAAAATCTATAGAGGTTTATAAAGAAGCGTTTGTAAAACTACAAGATCTTCCCCAACATGATTTACATATAGAAATTAGACTTTGCTATAGTATGGCCAAGTCATTACACAAAATTAACGAATTTCAGCAATCTCTTACTTACAGTCAAAGAGGACTCAATTTATGCGTTAATGAAGAAATTTTATATTTATTAGGAGAACTACATCATATAACTGCACAAAGCTTTGAACAATTAGAGAATAAAAAAAATGCATATGACCACTTCATAAAAGCTAAAAACCTTTTCGAAATTGAAGGTCGGTTTCATTTTGCTGATATTGCAAATAGAAGTATTATTGAGTTATTAGGAGAATAA
- a CDS encoding lantibiotic dehydratase, with translation MLVAENKTENKVKESAYFQALDFFMLRSPLLPLEFYMNTFNLNIDNYEGQKVEMIDRLIDLSQNPYIRESIAVSSLSLLKSLPNLANDNNNKKKDQAIKGFIRYFIRMISRPTPYGLCSGVSYGIIGDSTQLSVKGISNHQKKSRPDMEWVLKLIKSVETNSDIVHQLHITTNSMVYFTGSRAKLPYVNRYGEIAGAKGIEHSSIRVTPVVELVLEQAKSPILYTQLLKKVQEAYPTTDVSKINQFLMQLFQQEFLISNLKPPITIGDPFSYVINQLRKLNGLDHLLEQLNEVQNKLHHYNCMPIGQGEKSYKELVATMNKVMKVKNPVQVDMKIATDDIILPVHLQGEVSKVTEILWRLSPDKRSFTHLETYKDKFLDKYGTTREVPILKLLDEDMGLGAPPTYKSPMSRMRAESQGSNISTKRESLLMEWVLKAQKNKLLEIEITDDMIQDLEPIPPNINHTPSSLELYFTLASSSKEEIDKGNYDIILSQNSGSNGGGKTFGRFTNMLGNEIYNKLEHIHEIESSYQAEDIFAELAYLPASGRATNVAITPSVRPYEITFGTNSSKGEENTIPLNDILVGITMEDGNYSFYLRSKRLGKKIVPKSGHMLNMMMGPNVYRFLRELGNENERRWESFSWGTLDSSPFLPRLRYGKAILSLARWKMSPHSLSSDKSLSHEIWFNHLQSWKTEWEVPRYVYLTEGDNRLLLDLENPLTVLELRRDFEKLKEGQHLLLTEAGFDLSDSPLEGNQGNFMMECVFPVVRKQLQTDFSNDDIKQTDQLSNERNKENASNIIEEKSNVTSELETVHRTYLPGGEWVFLKLYGLSSRIDEFIVWHMKTLTEKVAANQWADQWFFMRYADPEPHIRLRFKGKPDTLYTKLIPLIHQWGKNLQQEGLLSSMVIDTYDPEVERYGGATLIEVAEKVFEADSVMVTELLRLKRENLISLDLDLIAVICAIDIMECFSLSFKEQLSWFNERFSHKDYLKEFRQKRKNYMDLGNAFSEWEKLRSHSEGRLVYRCLKMRRDIIRQYAEQVYLNQQRGELISQPENIISSVIHMTMNRFGISFNHERKVMCLTRHTLHNLRYLRGIRD, from the coding sequence ATGTTAGTTGCTGAAAACAAAACAGAAAATAAAGTGAAAGAAAGTGCATATTTTCAAGCTTTAGATTTTTTTATGTTAAGATCTCCATTGCTACCATTAGAATTTTACATGAACACTTTTAATCTAAATATAGATAACTATGAAGGTCAAAAAGTTGAGATGATCGATAGATTAATAGATTTATCACAAAATCCCTATATTCGAGAAAGTATCGCTGTGTCTAGCCTTTCATTACTAAAATCACTTCCTAATCTAGCTAATGACAACAATAATAAGAAAAAGGATCAAGCAATAAAAGGCTTTATACGCTATTTCATTCGCATGATTAGTAGACCTACACCTTATGGGCTTTGTTCTGGTGTTTCTTATGGAATTATCGGTGATTCAACACAGTTAAGCGTTAAGGGTATTTCCAATCATCAGAAGAAATCCCGTCCTGATATGGAATGGGTATTAAAGCTAATTAAGTCAGTTGAAACAAATTCAGACATTGTTCATCAACTTCATATTACGACAAATTCTATGGTTTATTTTACAGGTAGCCGGGCAAAGCTCCCTTATGTTAATCGGTATGGAGAAATTGCAGGAGCAAAAGGCATAGAACATTCATCAATTCGCGTTACACCAGTTGTTGAGTTAGTACTTGAACAAGCAAAATCTCCTATTCTATATACCCAATTACTGAAAAAGGTGCAAGAGGCCTACCCTACTACAGATGTGAGTAAAATCAACCAATTCCTGATGCAGTTGTTCCAACAAGAGTTTCTCATCAGCAACTTGAAACCACCGATTACGATTGGTGACCCTTTTAGCTATGTCATTAATCAATTAAGAAAACTAAACGGACTTGATCATTTGCTTGAGCAGTTAAATGAAGTTCAAAATAAGTTGCATCATTATAATTGTATGCCGATTGGTCAAGGTGAAAAAAGTTACAAAGAGCTTGTTGCGACGATGAATAAAGTGATGAAAGTGAAAAATCCAGTACAAGTTGATATGAAAATAGCGACTGATGATATCATCTTACCTGTACATCTACAAGGTGAAGTATCTAAGGTTACAGAGATACTGTGGAGGTTATCTCCCGATAAGCGAAGCTTTACCCATTTAGAAACATATAAAGACAAGTTTTTAGACAAGTACGGTACAACAAGAGAAGTACCAATTCTCAAGCTATTAGATGAAGACATGGGCTTGGGAGCACCGCCAACATATAAGAGTCCAATGAGTCGGATGAGGGCTGAAAGTCAAGGATCAAACATTTCAACTAAGAGAGAAAGTCTATTAATGGAATGGGTTTTAAAAGCACAGAAAAATAAACTGCTTGAGATTGAAATTACAGACGACATGATTCAAGATTTAGAACCAATCCCTCCAAATATAAATCATACACCGTCATCTCTAGAATTATATTTTACATTAGCATCCTCAAGTAAAGAAGAGATAGACAAGGGGAATTATGATATTATACTTTCGCAAAACTCAGGATCAAACGGGGGTGGGAAAACGTTTGGAAGATTCACTAATATGTTAGGGAATGAGATTTACAATAAATTAGAGCATATCCATGAAATTGAAAGTTCATACCAAGCAGAAGATATTTTTGCAGAATTAGCTTATCTTCCAGCAAGTGGAAGAGCTACGAATGTAGCAATTACTCCAAGTGTCCGCCCTTATGAGATTACTTTCGGCACTAATTCATCAAAAGGAGAGGAAAATACTATTCCATTAAATGATATTTTAGTGGGTATTACTATGGAAGATGGCAATTACTCTTTTTATTTGCGGTCTAAACGTTTAGGAAAGAAAATAGTTCCTAAGTCAGGACATATGCTAAATATGATGATGGGGCCGAATGTATATCGTTTTTTAAGGGAGCTTGGCAATGAGAACGAAAGAAGGTGGGAATCATTTTCGTGGGGTACATTAGATTCATCACCATTTTTGCCTCGTCTTCGCTACGGTAAAGCAATTTTATCTTTGGCAAGGTGGAAAATGTCGCCTCATAGTTTGTCAAGTGACAAGTCACTTAGTCATGAAATATGGTTCAATCATTTACAGTCTTGGAAAACTGAGTGGGAGGTTCCGCGATATGTTTATTTAACCGAAGGGGATAATAGGCTACTCCTCGACTTAGAAAATCCATTAACTGTTTTAGAATTACGGCGGGATTTTGAAAAACTAAAAGAAGGTCAGCACTTATTACTAACAGAAGCTGGATTTGATCTATCAGATTCACCATTAGAGGGAAATCAAGGAAACTTTATGATGGAGTGTGTCTTCCCAGTTGTTCGAAAACAATTACAAACAGATTTTTCAAATGATGATATTAAGCAAACAGATCAATTATCTAACGAAAGAAATAAGGAAAACGCCTCTAATATAATAGAAGAAAAATCAAATGTAACATCCGAATTGGAAACCGTTCATCGAACTTATCTACCGGGAGGAGAGTGGGTTTTTCTAAAATTATATGGCTTATCTAGTCGAATTGATGAGTTTATCGTTTGGCATATGAAAACATTGACCGAAAAGGTAGCAGCAAATCAATGGGCAGATCAATGGTTTTTTATGAGATATGCCGATCCAGAGCCACATATTCGCTTACGTTTTAAAGGAAAACCAGATACCCTATATACGAAACTAATCCCGCTCATTCATCAATGGGGAAAGAATTTACAGCAGGAAGGATTACTATCAAGTATGGTCATTGATACTTATGATCCAGAGGTGGAAAGGTATGGTGGAGCAACATTAATCGAAGTGGCAGAAAAAGTTTTTGAAGCTGATAGTGTGATGGTGACAGAATTACTTCGGCTAAAAAGAGAAAACCTAATTTCCTTAGACCTTGACCTTATTGCGGTCATATGTGCTATTGATATTATGGAATGTTTTTCTCTATCATTCAAAGAACAATTAAGCTGGTTTAATGAGAGATTTTCGCACAAAGATTATTTAAAAGAATTTAGACAAAAGAGAAAAAATTACATGGATCTTGGCAACGCTTTCAGTGAATGGGAAAAATTAAGGAGCCATTCAGAGGGAAGGTTAGTGTATCGCTGCTTAAAAATGCGTCGAGACATAATTCGACAGTATGCGGAACAAGTTTACCTTAATCAACAACGGGGAGAATTAATTAGTCAACCAGAAAATATTATATCTAGTGTCATTCATATGACGATGAATCGCTTCGGTATTAGCTTTAACCATGAACGAAAAGTAATGTGCCTCACTCGACATACATTACATAACCTTAGATATTTGAGGGGGATTCGAGATTGA
- a CDS encoding ABC transporter ATP-binding protein, translating to MNKQMEFDYTSLNWKNIFRSFSYWPRVFQLLWTTKKSYFLVILCLTLLKGLFPVFTLLATQELINSIAIGLDQGFKVIVTAFLVLIAVSLFDMILTIIYQYFDTLLQRLLSNRINRLILEKSVEMNLEDFESSLIQDELKRVQNESGSRPFQTLKTILGMISSIVTLLSTIMVIVVWKWWVALVLVLIPFLSFISFLRLGQEEFLRRWKRAEKNRKSWYFSYLITNDKSAKEVRIYNLGSILLKRYNKIIEHFYQEDRLLLIKRIKISTIFRLITMVINYSIVLLVLWSAYLKEILVGNVVGLIQAIRLTESTAQGVVESIISLCQNNLYLEQLFNFLDMPITEHQFRMDNQVINHSKGNDSSLLKEKLAIPLSTVEKIEFKNVSFKYKGSDFYALKEVTFSVSKGETLAIVGKNGSGKSTLVKLLTQLYTDFEGEILINGISIRQYNKDILQRHFGVVFQDFVQYELPVRENIGFGDLDKVMDNENIEKAADRAGIENLIKQLPNGIDTQLGKWFSEGQQLSGGQWQRIAIARAFIRNADLYIMDEPSSFLDPLAEKEVFKKFQELVFNRIGLFITHRYSTVRFANHILLLDQGSVVEQGNHNELMNLGGRYAQLYDAQVSSFFDKEDSKKQVSIS from the coding sequence TTGAACAAGCAAATGGAGTTTGACTACACATCGCTGAATTGGAAGAACATCTTTCGTTCATTTAGTTATTGGCCTAGAGTTTTTCAGTTGTTGTGGACAACGAAAAAAAGTTATTTTCTTGTCATTCTCTGTCTAACTTTGTTAAAAGGATTATTTCCAGTATTTACATTACTTGCGACACAGGAGCTTATTAATTCGATAGCAATCGGATTGGATCAAGGATTTAAGGTAATTGTTACTGCTTTTTTAGTATTAATAGCAGTGTCATTATTTGACATGATCTTAACTATAATTTATCAGTATTTCGATACTTTGCTTCAACGTTTATTATCAAACAGAATTAATCGATTAATTTTAGAGAAATCTGTAGAAATGAATTTAGAAGATTTTGAGAGCTCATTAATACAGGATGAGCTAAAGCGTGTTCAAAATGAATCTGGCTCTCGACCATTTCAAACGTTAAAAACGATTCTCGGAATGATAAGTAGTATCGTCACTTTACTGTCTACTATCATGGTCATTGTAGTTTGGAAGTGGTGGGTAGCACTAGTTCTAGTTCTAATACCTTTCCTGTCATTTATTTCATTTTTGCGCTTAGGGCAGGAGGAGTTTCTGCGCCGCTGGAAAAGAGCAGAAAAAAATAGAAAATCATGGTATTTTAGTTATTTAATCACAAATGATAAATCAGCTAAAGAGGTTAGAATATACAATCTAGGTAGCATTTTATTAAAAAGATATAATAAAATAATTGAACATTTTTATCAAGAGGACCGCTTACTTCTCATTAAAAGAATAAAAATTTCAACCATATTTAGGCTCATTACAATGGTTATTAACTATTCTATTGTTTTATTAGTTCTATGGTCTGCGTACCTTAAAGAAATATTAGTAGGGAATGTAGTAGGTTTGATTCAAGCTATTCGGTTAACTGAATCCACCGCACAAGGAGTGGTGGAAAGTATTATTTCCCTTTGCCAAAATAATCTGTACTTAGAGCAGCTCTTTAATTTTTTAGATATGCCTATAACTGAGCATCAATTTCGAATGGATAATCAAGTCATCAATCATAGTAAAGGGAATGATAGCTCTTTATTGAAAGAGAAACTGGCAATTCCTCTTTCAACTGTAGAAAAAATAGAATTTAAAAATGTTTCTTTTAAATACAAGGGATCTGACTTTTATGCTTTAAAAGAAGTTACTTTCTCAGTGAGTAAGGGAGAAACTTTAGCAATTGTCGGTAAAAACGGATCTGGGAAAAGTACGTTAGTCAAATTACTAACCCAATTGTATACAGATTTTGAGGGAGAGATTTTGATTAATGGGATATCAATTCGTCAATATAATAAAGATATTTTGCAAAGACATTTTGGGGTTGTTTTCCAAGATTTTGTTCAATATGAATTGCCAGTGAGAGAGAATATTGGTTTTGGAGATTTAGACAAGGTAATGGATAATGAGAACATTGAAAAGGCCGCTGACCGTGCTGGAATCGAAAACCTAATTAAACAGCTTCCTAACGGTATTGATACCCAACTTGGGAAATGGTTTAGTGAAGGACAACAATTATCTGGGGGACAATGGCAACGAATAGCTATAGCTAGAGCTTTTATAAGAAATGCCGATCTGTACATTATGGATGAACCTAGTTCTTTTCTTGATCCATTGGCTGAGAAAGAAGTATTCAAGAAATTTCAAGAGCTTGTTTTTAATCGAATTGGACTGTTTATTACACATCGTTATTCAACGGTTCGCTTTGCGAATCATATTTTATTGTTGGATCAAGGGAGCGTTGTTGAGCAAGGAAACCATAATGAACTAATGAATTTAGGTGGTCGCTATGCTCAATTATACGATGCTCAAGTCTCCTCCTTTTTCGATAAAGAAGATTCTAAGAAACAGGTATCTATTAGTTAA
- a CDS encoding lanthionine synthetase C family protein — protein MMINIEQQAASELSEEQLTKINKIVVDLAKRLESSEIVEENIRQWKQSDGESVDNVESIISKELNIYLGLGLSGGMAGYCLLFGELDRFSPDDGWDLIGHQYMVQIQQKVQEQGISTFSLYSGLAGVGMAAFALSRQGTRYTSLITTVHNHIVANLPSFIKYLTNKLNQNDIKMNDYDAIEGAAGLGRYLLLYKEKPDIKEALEKVIQYVIRLSEFKEVNGKIVPGWHIRSENLFLASEREKFKNGNFNVGLAHGIPGPLAFLVLAKKEGIEVKGQVEAIERIVNWLLEWQREDEFGPIWPLTVSWEELIDGKLSKNNTYHREAWCYGSPGVARTIWLAGDVLERKSWKELAIESFKATFSRPMNQWHINTPNFCHGYIGLLQIAHRMYLDTRNNEILEGRNRLIDLVLDMYNPEFPFGYYDIRPWEGEETLIHNPGLLEGATGSALVLLSLINQNNSNWDSMFLIS, from the coding sequence ATGATGATAAATATTGAGCAGCAAGCAGCCTCCGAATTATCTGAGGAGCAATTAACAAAAATAAATAAAATCGTTGTTGATTTAGCTAAAAGATTAGAAAGTTCAGAAATAGTAGAGGAAAACATAAGGCAGTGGAAGCAATCTGATGGGGAAAGTGTAGATAATGTAGAATCTATTATTTCTAAAGAGTTAAATATTTACTTGGGTTTAGGATTATCAGGAGGTATGGCTGGATATTGTTTATTATTTGGAGAGTTGGATAGGTTTTCACCAGATGATGGATGGGATTTGATAGGTCATCAGTATATGGTTCAAATTCAACAGAAGGTACAAGAACAAGGGATATCTACCTTTTCACTATATAGTGGATTAGCCGGAGTCGGTATGGCAGCATTTGCATTATCAAGACAAGGTACCAGATATACCAGCTTAATCACGACAGTCCACAATCATATTGTAGCTAATTTACCTAGCTTTATAAAGTACTTGACCAATAAGTTAAATCAAAATGACATTAAAATGAATGATTATGATGCGATCGAAGGTGCAGCAGGTCTGGGTCGCTATTTATTATTATATAAAGAGAAGCCGGATATTAAAGAAGCGTTAGAAAAAGTAATACAGTATGTGATAAGGCTATCAGAGTTTAAGGAGGTGAATGGAAAAATTGTACCTGGATGGCATATAAGAAGCGAGAATCTTTTCTTGGCTAGTGAAAGGGAAAAGTTTAAAAATGGTAATTTCAATGTAGGTTTAGCTCACGGTATTCCAGGTCCGTTAGCCTTCCTTGTTTTAGCCAAAAAGGAAGGTATAGAGGTAAAAGGTCAGGTTGAAGCTATTGAAAGAATTGTAAATTGGTTACTAGAATGGCAAAGAGAAGATGAGTTTGGTCCAATTTGGCCACTTACCGTCTCTTGGGAAGAATTAATAGATGGGAAGCTTAGCAAGAACAATACATATCATCGAGAAGCATGGTGTTATGGTTCTCCAGGAGTAGCAAGAACGATATGGTTGGCAGGAGATGTGTTGGAACGCAAATCGTGGAAAGAGCTAGCAATAGAGTCTTTTAAAGCAACATTTAGTAGACCGATGAATCAATGGCATATTAATACTCCTAATTTTTGTCATGGTTATATAGGATTATTACAAATAGCTCATAGGATGTATCTTGATACAAGAAATAATGAGATTTTGGAAGGGCGTAACAGGCTCATAGATCTAGTATTAGATATGTACAACCCCGAATTCCCTTTCGGGTATTATGATATCCGACCATGGGAAGGTGAAGAAACACTTATCCATAATCCAGGATTGTTAGAAGGAGCTACTGGATCTGCATTAGTACTCTTAAGCTTAATCAATCAAAATAATTCTAACTGGGATTCAATGTTTCTTATTTCGTAA